In a single window of the Halomicroarcula saliterrae genome:
- a CDS encoding biotin--[acetyl-CoA-carboxylase] ligase, translating into MHETRERVLAAIADGPVSGPDLASALDVSRAAVWKHVEALREAGFTIASDDDGYTLSGVPDFGGPAVEYGLDAPFDVEYHDAIPSTNARARDLAGEGTTDVVVLADEQTGGRGRLDREWHSPSGGIWLSVLFRPDVPMAGTPVFTLAAAVAATRAAREAGVEAVIKWPNDVLVEVDGEERKLVGILTEMEGEADRVSWVVVGIGVNANVDPDDIPAETAPTSLSAVRGEPVDRRRFTQRLLEAFDTVGSDPDAVLDSWRDYSTTLGRAVRIDTSQGTVTGEAVDIEYPGSLVVDTGEERVTVAAGDCDHLRPL; encoded by the coding sequence ATGCACGAGACACGCGAGCGGGTGCTGGCTGCGATCGCCGACGGGCCTGTCTCCGGGCCCGACCTCGCCTCGGCTCTCGACGTCTCCCGGGCCGCCGTCTGGAAACACGTCGAAGCCCTCCGTGAGGCCGGGTTCACCATCGCGAGCGACGACGACGGGTACACGCTCTCCGGCGTTCCCGACTTCGGCGGCCCGGCGGTAGAGTACGGCCTCGACGCGCCCTTCGACGTCGAGTACCACGACGCGATTCCGAGCACCAACGCGCGGGCCCGTGACCTCGCGGGCGAGGGGACGACGGACGTGGTCGTCCTCGCCGACGAGCAGACGGGCGGGCGCGGACGGCTGGACCGCGAGTGGCACTCCCCCAGTGGCGGTATCTGGCTCTCGGTCCTGTTCCGGCCCGACGTGCCGATGGCTGGGACGCCGGTGTTCACGCTCGCGGCCGCCGTCGCTGCGACGCGGGCCGCCCGCGAGGCGGGCGTCGAGGCGGTCATCAAGTGGCCAAACGACGTGCTCGTCGAGGTCGACGGCGAGGAGCGAAAGCTCGTCGGCATCCTCACCGAGATGGAGGGCGAGGCCGACCGGGTGTCCTGGGTCGTCGTCGGTATCGGCGTCAACGCGAACGTCGACCCCGACGACATCCCGGCCGAAACGGCCCCGACCAGCCTGTCGGCGGTCCGCGGCGAACCGGTGGACCGTCGGCGGTTCACCCAGCGGCTCCTGGAGGCGTTCGACACCGTCGGGAGCGACCCCGACGCCGTTCTCGACTCGTGGCGCGACTACTCGACGACGCTCGGTCGGGCGGTCCGTATCGACACGTCCCAGGGGACGGTCACCGGTGAGGCCGTCGACATCGAGTATCCGGGGTCGCTCGTGGTCGACACCGGCGAGGAGCGCGTCACCGTCGCGGCCGGCGACTGCGACCACCTCCGGCCGCTATGA
- a CDS encoding acyl-CoA carboxylase subunit beta has protein sequence MSHEDRVEDLRERKAAAERGGGEERVEAQHEKGKLTARERIDYFLDDGSFVEIDALREHRSTNFDMEEKHVPGDGVVVGYGKVNGERVYVFAHDFTVFGGSLGEAFAEKVCKVMDKAIENGSPIIGLNDSAGARIQEGIDSLAGYADIFHRNQQASGVVPQISAIMGPCAGGAVYSPAITDFVYMVEETSHMFITGPDVIETVTGEEVGFDELGGANTHATESGVAHFTTADEKDALDDIRYLLSYLPPNNVADPPRVEPWDDPERRDEGLVDTVPDAPQKPYDMTEVIGSVLDEDSFFEVAEGFARNIVTGFARLDGHSVGVVGNQPRVNAGTLDIDASRKGARFVRFCDAFNIPIVTFVDVPGFMPGKDQERNGIITHGAKLLYAYSEATVPLLTVITRKAYGGAYDVMASKHIGADVNYAWPMAEIAVMGPQGAVNVLYSDELVEAEDVEQRRQQLIDEYRDAFANPYTAAERGFVDDVLEPQDTRPRLISDLELLRGKRKDQPDRKHGNIPL, from the coding sequence GGACCTCCGCGAGCGCAAGGCGGCCGCAGAGCGCGGCGGCGGCGAGGAGCGCGTCGAGGCCCAACACGAGAAGGGGAAACTCACCGCCCGTGAGCGCATCGACTACTTCCTCGACGACGGCAGTTTCGTGGAAATCGACGCGCTGCGAGAGCACCGCTCGACCAACTTCGACATGGAGGAGAAACACGTCCCCGGCGACGGCGTCGTCGTCGGCTACGGCAAAGTCAACGGCGAGCGGGTCTACGTCTTCGCCCACGATTTCACCGTCTTCGGCGGGTCTCTCGGGGAGGCGTTCGCCGAGAAAGTCTGCAAGGTGATGGACAAGGCCATCGAGAACGGGTCGCCCATCATCGGCCTCAACGACTCGGCCGGCGCGCGCATCCAAGAGGGTATCGACTCGCTGGCGGGCTACGCCGACATCTTCCACCGGAACCAACAGGCCAGCGGCGTCGTCCCGCAGATATCGGCCATCATGGGACCGTGTGCCGGCGGCGCGGTGTACTCGCCGGCTATCACGGACTTCGTCTACATGGTTGAGGAGACCAGCCACATGTTCATCACCGGGCCGGACGTCATCGAGACGGTCACCGGCGAGGAGGTCGGCTTCGACGAACTGGGCGGGGCGAACACCCACGCCACAGAATCCGGCGTCGCTCACTTCACCACCGCAGACGAGAAAGACGCGCTGGACGACATCCGCTACCTGCTCTCGTACCTCCCGCCGAACAACGTCGCCGACCCGCCCCGGGTGGAGCCCTGGGACGACCCCGAGCGCCGCGACGAGGGGCTCGTCGACACGGTGCCCGACGCCCCGCAGAAGCCGTACGACATGACCGAGGTTATCGGCAGCGTCCTCGACGAGGACTCGTTTTTCGAGGTGGCCGAAGGGTTCGCCCGCAACATCGTTACCGGCTTCGCGCGGCTGGACGGTCACTCGGTCGGCGTCGTCGGCAACCAACCCAGAGTCAACGCCGGCACGCTGGACATCGACGCCTCCCGCAAGGGCGCACGCTTCGTCCGCTTCTGTGACGCGTTCAACATCCCCATCGTCACCTTCGTCGACGTGCCCGGGTTCATGCCCGGCAAGGACCAGGAACGCAACGGCATCATCACGCACGGCGCGAAGCTGCTGTACGCCTACAGCGAGGCGACGGTGCCGCTGCTGACGGTCATCACGCGCAAGGCCTACGGCGGCGCCTACGACGTGATGGCCTCGAAACATATCGGCGCGGACGTCAACTACGCCTGGCCGATGGCCGAGATAGCGGTGATGGGGCCCCAGGGCGCGGTGAACGTCCTCTACAGCGACGAACTGGTCGAGGCCGAGGACGTCGAACAGCGTCGCCAGCAGCTCATCGACGAGTACCGCGACGCCTTCGCCAACCCCTACACCGCCGCCGAGCGCGGGTTCGTCGACGACGTGCTGGAGCCACAGGACACCCGTCCGCGGCTCATCTCGGACCTCGAGTTGCTGCGGGGTAAACGGAAAGACCAGCCCGACCGGAAACACGGCAACATCCCGCTGTAG
- a CDS encoding DUF6517 family protein — MRLRRVGAVVAVGVLLTVAGCTQLLLEEETAFVAAEANVTDAAEVGFTHNTSEWQNVSRSAEAAEQEREVTVSNWETAYLNRSADGTPGAAFVVVSSPQVRLAGQELNPVADWSQRDLLTEFSDQFDQFGNLSNVEERETRQMTMVGKEADVRVFNATVRDDGETDDVVVSVAKVEHEGDYVVAIGVRGLNGAELGTTDGTTESLVRRVEH, encoded by the coding sequence ATGAGACTCAGACGGGTCGGTGCCGTCGTCGCGGTCGGGGTGCTGTTGACGGTGGCCGGCTGTACGCAACTGCTGTTGGAAGAGGAGACCGCTTTCGTCGCGGCGGAAGCGAACGTCACGGACGCAGCGGAGGTCGGATTCACGCACAACACCAGCGAGTGGCAGAACGTCTCTCGGTCCGCCGAGGCCGCCGAGCAAGAGCGGGAGGTGACCGTCTCGAACTGGGAGACGGCCTACCTCAACCGGAGCGCCGACGGCACGCCCGGGGCGGCGTTCGTCGTCGTCAGTTCGCCGCAGGTCCGGCTGGCCGGTCAGGAGCTGAACCCGGTCGCCGACTGGTCACAGCGGGACCTCTTGACGGAGTTCTCGGACCAGTTCGACCAGTTCGGTAATCTGAGTAACGTCGAGGAACGGGAGACCCGGCAGATGACGATGGTCGGGAAAGAGGCCGACGTACGGGTCTTCAACGCGACCGTCCGAGACGATGGCGAGACCGACGACGTGGTGGTCAGCGTCGCGAAAGTCGAACACGAGGGCGACTACGTCGTCGCAATCGGCGTCCGGGGGCTGAACGGCGCCGAACTGGGGACGACCGACGGCACCACCGAGTCGCTCGTCCGACGGGTCGAACACTGA
- a CDS encoding protein-tyrosine phosphatase family protein, with protein sequence MNAHRFAPAAPDEAFVYGACTPGWHSAADRDAAIDDWVRFMRTEGIEGVCCLLSGCQLDECGGVLDRYTDAFGESSVRHAPVPDHRLVPEPLLTEEILPFLAESRAAEEPVVVHCLAGIGRTGQVLAAWLVYNRDYGPERAVQTVQGYGRDPMDAVSAGNATEDELLALLGAVARL encoded by the coding sequence GTGAACGCACACCGATTCGCGCCCGCCGCCCCGGACGAGGCGTTCGTCTACGGAGCCTGCACGCCGGGGTGGCATTCAGCCGCCGACCGCGACGCCGCTATCGACGACTGGGTCCGGTTCATGCGAACCGAAGGTATCGAAGGGGTCTGCTGTCTGCTCTCGGGCTGTCAACTCGACGAGTGCGGGGGCGTGCTCGACCGCTACACCGACGCCTTCGGCGAGTCGAGCGTCCGCCACGCGCCGGTACCCGACCATCGGCTGGTGCCCGAACCGCTGTTGACAGAGGAAATACTCCCGTTTCTGGCCGAGAGCCGAGCCGCGGAAGAGCCCGTCGTCGTCCACTGTCTGGCCGGTATCGGCCGCACCGGGCAGGTGCTTGCGGCGTGGCTCGTCTACAACCGCGACTACGGGCCGGAGCGCGCCGTCCAGACGGTACAGGGCTACGGGCGGGACCCGATGGATGCCGTCAGCGCAGGCAACGCGACGGAAGACGAACTGCTGGCCCTGTTGGGGGCCGTCGCGCGGCTGTAA
- a CDS encoding acetyl-CoA carboxylase biotin carboxylase subunit, translated as MFDKVLVANRGEIAVRVMRACDELGIGTVAVYSEADKHSGHVRYADEAYNVGPARAADSYLDQDGIIATAQQADADAIHPGYGFLAENADFARKVEDADGLTWIGPAGDAMEKLGEKTKARNIMQDANVPIVPGTTDPVEEAEAVVEFGESNGFPVAIKAEGGGGGRGMKIVHSPEEAEEQLESAKREGEAYFSNDSVYLERYLENPRHIEVQIIADHDGNVRHLGERDCSLQRRHQKVIEEGPSAALSDELREKIGEAARRGVRAADYYNAGTVEFLVEEDPERGPDEVLGPDANFYFLEVNTRIQVEHCVTEQITGIDIVKWQIRVAQDENLSFEQDDVEIEGHAMEFRINAENAAKDFAPAQSGELDVYDPPGGPGVRMDDALRQGDELVTDYDSMIAKLIVSGNDRDEVIARGKRALAEFEVEGFPTVIPFHRLMLTDEQFVNSTHTTKYLDETLEQERIEAAQEKWGTETEPSEEGEAEVVEREFTVEVNGKRFDVDLEEHGAPPIDVGDVDTSGGTGPQRPQAGGGGSGGGSGGGSSAEGQEVTAEMQGTILEVTVDEGDEIEAGDVLCVLEAMKMENDIVAERGGVVNDVAIGEGDSVDMGDLLFVIGSD; from the coding sequence ATGTTTGATAAGGTGCTCGTTGCCAACCGCGGTGAGATCGCGGTTCGCGTCATGCGCGCGTGCGACGAGTTGGGCATCGGGACAGTCGCGGTCTACTCTGAGGCGGACAAACACTCCGGTCACGTGCGGTACGCGGACGAGGCGTACAACGTCGGGCCGGCCCGAGCGGCCGACTCGTATCTCGACCAGGACGGGATAATCGCGACTGCCCAGCAGGCCGACGCCGACGCTATCCACCCCGGCTACGGCTTCCTCGCCGAGAACGCCGACTTCGCCCGCAAGGTCGAGGACGCCGACGGACTCACCTGGATCGGCCCCGCCGGCGACGCCATGGAGAAGCTGGGCGAGAAGACGAAAGCCCGCAACATCATGCAGGACGCCAACGTGCCCATCGTCCCCGGGACCACCGACCCGGTCGAGGAAGCCGAGGCCGTCGTCGAGTTCGGGGAGTCGAACGGGTTCCCCGTCGCCATCAAAGCCGAGGGCGGCGGCGGCGGCCGCGGGATGAAAATCGTCCACAGCCCGGAGGAGGCCGAGGAACAGCTGGAATCGGCCAAACGAGAGGGCGAGGCATACTTCTCGAACGACTCCGTCTATCTCGAACGCTATCTGGAGAACCCGCGCCACATCGAGGTCCAGATTATCGCGGACCACGACGGCAACGTCCGTCATCTGGGCGAGCGTGACTGCTCGCTGCAACGACGCCACCAGAAGGTCATCGAAGAGGGGCCGTCGGCGGCGCTGTCGGACGAACTCCGCGAGAAAATCGGCGAGGCCGCCCGTCGCGGGGTGCGAGCGGCCGACTACTACAACGCCGGCACCGTCGAGTTCCTCGTCGAGGAGGACCCCGAGCGCGGGCCCGACGAGGTGCTCGGGCCCGACGCGAACTTCTACTTCCTCGAAGTGAACACACGCATCCAGGTCGAGCACTGCGTCACCGAGCAGATCACGGGTATCGACATCGTCAAGTGGCAGATTCGGGTCGCACAGGACGAGAACCTCTCGTTCGAGCAAGACGACGTCGAAATCGAAGGCCACGCGATGGAGTTCCGTATCAACGCCGAGAACGCCGCGAAGGACTTCGCGCCGGCACAGAGTGGCGAACTGGACGTGTACGACCCGCCGGGCGGTCCCGGTGTCCGGATGGACGACGCGCTCCGACAGGGCGACGAGCTCGTCACCGACTACGACTCGATGATCGCGAAGCTCATCGTCTCCGGCAACGACCGGGACGAGGTCATCGCCCGCGGGAAGCGCGCGCTGGCCGAGTTCGAGGTCGAGGGGTTCCCGACGGTCATCCCGTTCCACCGGCTGATGCTCACCGACGAGCAGTTCGTCAACTCCACGCATACGACGAAATATCTGGACGAGACGCTGGAACAGGAGCGCATCGAGGCCGCACAGGAGAAGTGGGGCACGGAGACCGAACCCAGCGAGGAGGGCGAAGCTGAGGTCGTCGAGCGGGAGTTCACAGTCGAGGTAAACGGGAAGCGCTTCGACGTCGACCTCGAAGAGCACGGTGCCCCGCCCATCGATGTCGGTGACGTAGACACCAGCGGCGGGACCGGTCCGCAGCGACCCCAGGCCGGTGGTGGCGGGTCCGGCGGCGGCAGCGGCGGGGGTTCCAGCGCCGAGGGGCAGGAGGTCACCGCGGAGATGCAGGGCACTATCCTGGAGGTGACCGTCGACGAGGGCGACGAGATCGAGGCCGGCGACGTGCTGTGCGTGCTGGAGGCGATGAAGATGGAAAACGACATCGTCGCCGAGCGGGGCGGCGTGGTCAACGACGTCGCTATCGGTGAGGGCGACTCGGTCGACATGGGCGATCTGCTCTTTGTTATCGGGTCCGACTGA
- a CDS encoding universal stress protein, with translation MYDRILVPTDGSPSMQSVVDHALDLASVHDAELHGLYVIDTGSFATLPVETTWEGVTELLEEEGEAAVAEFEEMVGDRSVETAVRDGNPSREIVAYTEERGCDSIVMGTHGRGGIDRLLLGSVAERVVRASPVPVVTVPVSEPDRQVEPVES, from the coding sequence ATGTACGACCGGATACTGGTGCCGACAGACGGTTCGCCCAGCATGCAGTCAGTCGTCGACCACGCGCTGGACCTCGCAAGCGTCCACGACGCGGAGCTCCACGGGCTCTACGTCATCGACACGGGCAGTTTCGCGACGCTTCCGGTCGAGACGACGTGGGAGGGTGTCACCGAACTGCTCGAAGAGGAGGGGGAGGCGGCGGTGGCGGAGTTCGAGGAAATGGTCGGCGACAGGTCCGTCGAGACCGCCGTCAGGGACGGCAACCCCAGCAGGGAGATCGTCGCGTACACCGAAGAGCGGGGCTGTGATAGCATCGTCATGGGAACCCACGGTCGCGGCGGTATCGACAGGCTGTTGCTCGGGAGCGTCGCCGAACGCGTCGTCCGCGCCTCACCGGTACCGGTGGTGACCGTCCCGGTCAGCGAGCCGGACCGGCAGGTCGAACCGGTCGAGTCATAG
- a CDS encoding DUF6517 family protein: MASEATVADHESAGFEQNKTTWINETRTYEAAGQEREVTVSSIANVYFNESVSDGTPRAAFAVVSTPTVTVAGEPRNPVGEWSDEKIIRQFSGELNEYGEIENLTEAGSENETMLGTDTPVTRFNATVDEGDNETRQVAIRVTTVEHEGDYVLAFGVYDSEDAASAAAVGDLFTRVEH; encoded by the coding sequence GTGGCGAGTGAGGCCACGGTCGCCGACCACGAGTCGGCGGGCTTCGAGCAGAACAAGACCACGTGGATAAACGAGACGCGGACCTACGAAGCAGCCGGACAGGAACGAGAAGTGACGGTGTCGAGCATCGCCAACGTCTACTTCAACGAGAGCGTGTCCGACGGCACGCCCCGTGCCGCCTTCGCCGTCGTCAGCACCCCGACGGTCACCGTCGCGGGGGAGCCCCGGAACCCGGTCGGTGAGTGGAGCGACGAGAAGATAATCCGGCAGTTCAGCGGCGAACTGAACGAGTACGGTGAAATCGAGAACCTCACGGAGGCGGGCAGCGAGAACGAGACGATGCTCGGTACCGACACGCCGGTGACCCGGTTCAACGCCACTGTCGACGAGGGCGACAACGAGACGCGCCAGGTCGCCATCCGCGTCACGACGGTCGAACACGAGGGCGACTACGTGCTCGCGTTCGGTGTCTACGACAGTGAGGACGCGGCCAGCGCCGCGGCCGTCGGCGACCTGTTCACTCGCGTGGAACACTGA
- a CDS encoding amidohydrolase family protein, which translates to MIVEGTVLRGREFEPVEGRVVVEDGEITAVEEASVDSDAIVCPAFVNAHTHLGDSIAKEAGEGLSLEALVAPPDGLKHRLLREADRDELVAAMARSLSYMEQSGTGAFVEFREGGVEGVHAISAALSGADLESVVLGRGTVEAMEVADGFGASGANDAEFGAVRRATRQAGKLFGIHAGEVDSSDINPALDLDPDFLVHMVHAEALHLERVADSRMPVVVCPRSNLVTGVGRPPVDALYERTTVALGTDNVFLNSPSMFREMEFTSKLYDRSATEVLRMATVNGAEIAGLDCGLIEPGRPAKLVVLDGDSDNLSGVHDPVRAVVRRAETADVERVVLPG; encoded by the coding sequence ATGATCGTCGAGGGAACCGTCCTCCGCGGCCGGGAGTTCGAGCCGGTCGAAGGCCGCGTCGTCGTCGAGGACGGCGAAATCACCGCCGTCGAGGAAGCGAGCGTCGACAGCGACGCCATCGTCTGTCCGGCGTTCGTCAACGCCCACACGCACCTCGGCGACTCCATCGCCAAGGAGGCCGGTGAGGGGCTCTCGCTCGAAGCGCTGGTCGCGCCGCCGGACGGGCTGAAACACCGGCTGCTTCGGGAGGCCGACCGGGACGAGTTGGTCGCGGCGATGGCCCGGTCGCTGTCGTACATGGAACAGTCCGGCACGGGGGCGTTCGTCGAGTTCCGCGAGGGCGGCGTCGAGGGCGTCCACGCTATCAGCGCGGCCCTTTCGGGGGCGGACCTAGAGAGTGTCGTCCTCGGCCGGGGGACCGTCGAGGCGATGGAAGTCGCGGACGGGTTCGGGGCCAGCGGGGCCAACGACGCCGAGTTCGGCGCCGTGCGGCGGGCGACCCGACAGGCCGGCAAGCTCTTTGGCATCCACGCCGGCGAGGTCGACAGCTCCGACATCAATCCGGCGCTGGACCTCGACCCGGACTTTCTGGTCCACATGGTCCACGCCGAGGCCTTACATCTCGAACGGGTCGCCGACAGCCGGATGCCCGTGGTCGTCTGCCCGCGGTCGAACCTCGTGACCGGCGTCGGCCGGCCGCCGGTCGACGCGCTCTACGAGCGGACCACGGTCGCACTCGGAACGGACAACGTCTTTCTCAACAGCCCGTCGATGTTCCGCGAGATGGAGTTCACGTCGAAGCTCTACGACCGGTCCGCTACCGAGGTGTTGCGGATGGCGACCGTCAACGGGGCCGAAATCGCCGGGCTCGACTGCGGGCTCATCGAGCCCGGGCGCCCCGCAAAGCTGGTCGTCCTCGACGGGGACTCCGACAACCTCAGTGGCGTCCACGACCCCGTCCGCGCCGTCGTTCGCCGGGCCGAAACCGCCGACGTCGAGCGGGTCGTGCTGCCCGGATAG
- a CDS encoding HD domain-containing protein gives MTTIKDSVHDHIAVEGVAADLLETPPVQRLRRVKQLGTVTMVYPSANHTRFEHSLGVYYLADRALGHLGIEGQQAERVRAAALLHDVGHSPYSHNVEEIIHRKTGKYHDDVAELLDRGEVAQVLAAHDLDPGNVAGLVGGDGELGQLVSGELDVDRMDYLVRDAHHTGVPYGTIDHERLVRELRFVDGELVLDEGNVQTAESLLLARALMNPTVYAHHVARIAKSMLRRGTETLLRETDVTAEELRRWDDCDLLVGLRTSEATSEYARRLSERDLFKRAVWAERTAVPDELLDADHDGIREMEGEIAAAANVVPEAVVLDVPAAPSMTESSSRVLVNGEVRRLGEQSTLVNAIRAAQRDQWRLGVYAPAADSERVGEAAIRELGLDLDGTRVRDVRRGIHATLDEFN, from the coding sequence ATGACGACTATCAAGGACAGCGTCCACGACCACATCGCGGTCGAGGGCGTCGCCGCCGACCTGCTGGAGACGCCACCAGTCCAGCGGCTGCGTCGGGTCAAGCAGCTCGGGACGGTGACGATGGTCTACCCGTCGGCCAACCACACCCGCTTCGAGCACTCGCTTGGGGTCTACTATCTGGCCGACCGGGCGCTCGGCCATCTCGGTATCGAGGGCCAGCAGGCCGAGCGGGTGCGGGCCGCCGCCCTGCTACACGACGTGGGCCACTCGCCGTACAGCCACAACGTCGAGGAGATAATCCACCGCAAGACCGGGAAGTACCACGACGACGTGGCCGAGCTGTTGGACCGCGGCGAGGTGGCGCAGGTCCTCGCGGCCCACGACCTCGACCCGGGGAACGTCGCCGGCCTGGTGGGCGGAGACGGAGAGCTCGGGCAGCTCGTCTCCGGTGAACTCGACGTGGACCGGATGGACTACCTCGTCCGGGACGCCCACCACACCGGCGTCCCCTACGGGACCATCGACCACGAGCGCCTCGTCCGCGAGCTGCGGTTTGTCGACGGCGAACTCGTCCTCGACGAGGGGAACGTCCAGACGGCCGAATCGCTCCTGCTCGCCCGGGCGCTGATGAACCCAACTGTCTACGCCCACCACGTCGCCCGCATCGCCAAGTCGATGCTTCGCCGCGGGACCGAGACGCTGCTCCGCGAGACCGACGTGACAGCCGAGGAACTGCGCCGGTGGGACGACTGCGACCTGCTGGTCGGCCTGCGCACGAGCGAGGCCACCAGCGAGTACGCCCGTCGGCTGAGCGAGCGCGACCTGTTCAAGCGGGCGGTGTGGGCCGAGCGGACGGCCGTGCCCGACGAGCTGCTCGACGCCGACCACGACGGTATCCGCGAGATGGAAGGGGAGATAGCCGCCGCCGCCAACGTGGTCCCCGAGGCGGTCGTCCTCGATGTCCCCGCGGCCCCGTCGATGACCGAGTCCAGTAGTCGCGTCCTCGTCAACGGCGAGGTGCGACGACTGGGCGAGCAGTCGACGCTGGTAAACGCCATCCGGGCCGCCCAGCGGGATCAGTGGCGCCTCGGGGTGTACGCGCCGGCGGCCGACAGCGAGCGCGTCGGCGAAGCGGCCATCCGCGAGCTCGGACTGGACCTCGACGGCACCCGCGTCCGGGACGTGCGACGCGGTATCCACGCGACCCTCGATGAGTTTAATTGA